A stretch of Rhizobium sp. TH2 DNA encodes these proteins:
- a CDS encoding thioesterase family protein, which translates to MPACFSTDRMLNFGDCDISGTAYYPSYLNLLNGVIEEFWTWMGYPWHEIIWKERWGTPTVHLTCDFSKPSFFGERLTFELTVTRVGRSSMTIEHIVRCGEQQRWSGHQVLAASRLDEHTSMAWPDPVKAKLESFLAVPA; encoded by the coding sequence ATGCCCGCCTGCTTTTCGACCGACCGCATGCTCAATTTCGGCGACTGCGACATTTCGGGGACCGCTTATTATCCTTCCTATCTCAATCTCCTCAATGGCGTCATCGAGGAATTCTGGACCTGGATGGGCTATCCCTGGCACGAGATCATCTGGAAGGAACGCTGGGGCACACCCACCGTCCACCTCACATGCGACTTTTCAAAGCCATCGTTTTTTGGCGAGAGGCTGACGTTCGAACTCACGGTCACGCGCGTCGGGCGTTCGTCGATGACGATCGAGCACATCGTGCGCTGCGGCGAGCAGCAACGCTGGTCGGGCCATCAAGTCCTGGCGGCGAGCCGGCTCGACGAACACACCTCGATGGCCTGGCCCGATCCCGTCAAGGCGAAGCTTGAAAGCTTCCTGGCCGTGCCGGCGTAA
- a CDS encoding acyl-CoA dehydrogenase family protein — protein MTTLEGPTREHLDWPFFGPEHRVVAERLDAFERSGALSEVDHHDVDKACRHLVKMLGDAGLLGLATGQAGREVIDSRSVCLARETLAWHDGLADFAFAMQGLGTGAIGLSGSEELKAAVLPKVTSGDWVSAFALSEKEAGSDVAAMACAARADGDAYVLDGEKTWISNGGIADVYTVFARTGEAPGTRGISAFVVFADDPGFSITERIEVIAPHPLATIRFDNCRIPASRRLGAPGEGFKIAMRTLDIFRASVAAAALGFARRALDEALLHARTRKMFGAALGDLQLTQAALGDMATGIDAAALLTYRAAWRRDVQQLPTTKEAAMAKMTATETAQDVIDRAVQLFGGRGVRSGEITEKLYREIRALRIYEGATEVQKLIVARELMKGT, from the coding sequence ATGACCACGCTTGAAGGCCCGACCCGCGAACATCTCGACTGGCCGTTCTTCGGCCCGGAACACCGCGTCGTGGCCGAGCGGCTCGATGCCTTCGAGCGCTCCGGTGCGCTTTCCGAGGTGGATCATCATGACGTCGACAAGGCGTGCCGCCATCTGGTGAAGATGCTCGGCGATGCCGGCCTTCTCGGCTTGGCGACCGGCCAGGCAGGACGCGAGGTGATCGATTCCCGTTCCGTGTGCCTGGCACGCGAGACCCTGGCCTGGCATGACGGGCTCGCGGATTTCGCCTTTGCGATGCAGGGATTGGGGACCGGCGCCATCGGTTTGTCGGGCTCCGAGGAACTGAAGGCCGCTGTCCTTCCCAAGGTCACGTCAGGCGACTGGGTGTCGGCCTTCGCGCTGTCCGAGAAGGAAGCCGGGTCCGATGTCGCGGCCATGGCCTGCGCGGCGCGGGCGGATGGCGACGCCTATGTGCTCGACGGCGAGAAGACCTGGATATCGAATGGCGGCATCGCCGATGTCTACACGGTCTTCGCCCGCACCGGCGAAGCGCCAGGCACGCGCGGTATTTCCGCCTTCGTGGTCTTTGCCGACGATCCCGGCTTTTCCATCACGGAACGCATCGAAGTGATCGCGCCGCATCCGCTGGCGACGATCCGTTTCGACAATTGCCGCATTCCCGCCTCCCGCCGCCTAGGCGCGCCTGGCGAAGGCTTCAAGATCGCGATGCGCACGCTCGACATCTTCCGCGCCTCCGTAGCTGCTGCGGCGCTCGGTTTTGCCCGGCGCGCGCTCGACGAGGCACTGCTCCATGCCAGGACCCGCAAGATGTTCGGCGCAGCGCTTGGCGACCTGCAACTGACGCAGGCCGCTCTCGGCGACATGGCGACAGGCATCGATGCTGCGGCGTTGCTCACCTACCGCGCCGCATGGCGCCGCGACGTTCAGCAGCTGCCGACCACGAAGGAAGCCGCGATGGCCAAGATGACCGCGACCGAAACGGCGCAGGACGTCATCGATCGCGCGGTACAGCTCTTCGGCGGCCGTGGCGTAAGATCGGGCGAGATCACCGAGAAGCTTTACCGCGAAATCCGCGCGCTTCGCATCTACGAGGGTGCGACGGAAGTGCAGAAGCTGATCGTCGCCCGCGAACTCATGAAGGGTACGTGA
- a CDS encoding LLM class flavin-dependent oxidoreductase has product MTENSMFADGQFLLGTFSTNCSGGMSVTKVPERWVNSWDNNLRLGKMLDDAGIDFMLPIARWIGYGGETNFHGNVLETMTWATGLLAHTRNINVFATIHVAANHPAVVAKQIATIDQISRGRIGLNIVAGWNQPEYEALGLELPSGHEDRYGYAQEWFDVVKALWTKTETFDWDSKHFKLKNVLGDPRPSRKAPILNAAGSGQGRAFAVKNADFLFTPAIDLERSREEVAALKQQAVHEGRKVGVLTFSHVVCRPTEKEAKDYLQHFGQTNADWEAVDNLVRLQFAHAQSFPHDLLALIRDRMAAGHGGFPLVGTPEQVAEGILSLHVAGFGGTTLSFVDYAEEFPYFRDHVLPILEARGIRRAVSAAAAAA; this is encoded by the coding sequence ATGACTGAGAACAGCATGTTCGCGGATGGGCAATTCTTGCTCGGAACCTTCTCTACAAATTGCTCCGGCGGCATGTCGGTGACCAAAGTGCCGGAGCGCTGGGTCAATTCCTGGGACAACAATCTGCGCCTCGGGAAGATGCTCGACGACGCCGGCATCGACTTCATGCTGCCGATCGCCCGCTGGATCGGCTATGGCGGCGAGACCAACTTCCACGGCAACGTACTTGAGACGATGACCTGGGCGACGGGCTTGCTGGCCCATACAAGGAACATCAATGTCTTCGCGACGATCCACGTCGCCGCCAATCATCCGGCGGTGGTCGCAAAGCAGATCGCGACGATCGACCAGATCAGCCGAGGCCGCATCGGCCTCAACATCGTCGCAGGCTGGAATCAGCCGGAATACGAGGCGCTCGGTCTCGAACTGCCGTCGGGTCACGAAGATCGCTACGGCTATGCACAAGAGTGGTTCGACGTCGTCAAGGCGCTCTGGACGAAAACCGAGACCTTCGACTGGGATAGCAAGCACTTCAAGCTCAAGAACGTTCTCGGCGATCCACGCCCGTCGCGCAAGGCACCCATCCTGAACGCGGCGGGTTCCGGCCAGGGCCGGGCCTTTGCCGTGAAGAATGCCGACTTCCTGTTCACCCCGGCGATAGATCTCGAACGCTCCAGGGAAGAAGTCGCTGCACTCAAGCAGCAGGCCGTGCATGAAGGCCGCAAGGTCGGCGTGCTGACCTTCAGCCATGTCGTCTGCCGCCCGACCGAGAAGGAGGCAAAGGACTACCTCCAGCATTTCGGCCAGACCAATGCCGATTGGGAGGCCGTGGACAATCTCGTCCGGCTGCAGTTCGCCCATGCGCAATCATTCCCGCATGATCTGCTGGCGCTGATCCGCGACCGGATGGCCGCCGGCCATGGCGGTTTCCCGCTGGTCGGCACGCCCGAACAGGTGGCGGAGGGCATCCTGTCGCTGCATGTCGCCGGTTTCGGCGGCACCACCTTGTCCTTTGTCGATTACGCCGAGGAATTCCCCTATTTCCGCGATCACGTCCTGCCGATCCTGGAAGCACGCGGCATTCGCCGGGCAGTGTCCGCGGCGGCGGCCGCAGCCTGA
- a CDS encoding RidA family protein, translating into MHTILQPEGWARPVGYANGVEAQGRLIFVGGQIGWNGQCQFETDDFVGQVRQTLENVVAVVRAAGGEAHHITTMTWYFINKKEYLANLKGIGQAYREVIGKHFPAMAAMQIVALVEDRAKIEIQATAVIPES; encoded by the coding sequence ATGCACACGATCCTGCAACCTGAAGGCTGGGCACGGCCGGTCGGTTACGCCAACGGTGTCGAGGCGCAGGGCCGGCTCATCTTCGTCGGTGGACAGATCGGCTGGAACGGCCAGTGCCAGTTCGAAACCGACGATTTCGTCGGCCAGGTCAGGCAGACGCTGGAGAACGTCGTCGCCGTCGTGCGCGCGGCGGGTGGCGAGGCACATCACATCACCACGATGACCTGGTATTTCATCAACAAGAAGGAATACCTCGCCAATCTCAAAGGCATCGGCCAGGCCTATCGCGAGGTTATCGGCAAGCACTTCCCGGCCATGGCGGCCATGCAGATCGTGGCGCTGGTCGAGGACCGGGCTAAGATCGAGATCCAGGCAACGGCCGTCATTCCGGAATCGTGA
- a CDS encoding SDR family NAD(P)-dependent oxidoreductase produces MAGILGGHHTLVTGAGSGIGAAIARALADAGAKVTLAGRRREPLEALSRELPDGSTFIADGFDVTDAKAIASGLEKARAAFGPFSILVNNAGEASSALFEKTSLEMWSHIISVDLTGVFNVTQAVLPDLKARGRGARIINVASTAGLTGYAYVSAYVAAKHGVVGLTRSLALELAKKGVTVNAVCPGFTDTPMVARSIAEIVAKTGRSEEQAMAEFTKHNPQGRLVKPEEVANTVLWLASPDAGSINGQAIAIAGGEVMTG; encoded by the coding sequence ATGGCAGGCATTCTAGGAGGTCATCACACGCTGGTCACCGGCGCCGGCAGCGGCATCGGGGCAGCAATCGCACGCGCGCTTGCGGATGCCGGGGCAAAGGTGACACTCGCAGGCCGTCGCCGCGAGCCACTTGAAGCTCTGAGCCGGGAATTGCCAGACGGATCGACCTTCATCGCCGACGGCTTCGATGTGACTGATGCCAAAGCGATCGCCTCCGGACTGGAGAAGGCTAGGGCCGCTTTCGGTCCCTTCAGCATTCTCGTCAACAATGCCGGCGAGGCCTCGAGCGCGCTCTTCGAGAAAACTTCGCTCGAGATGTGGTCGCATATCATCTCGGTCGATCTCACCGGCGTCTTCAACGTGACGCAGGCCGTGCTTCCCGACCTCAAGGCGCGGGGCCGGGGCGCGCGGATCATCAATGTCGCCTCGACGGCGGGACTGACCGGTTACGCCTATGTCTCGGCCTATGTCGCCGCCAAGCACGGCGTCGTGGGGCTGACGCGGTCTCTGGCACTGGAACTTGCGAAAAAGGGCGTGACCGTCAACGCGGTTTGCCCCGGTTTCACCGACACGCCGATGGTCGCCCGCTCGATCGCCGAGATCGTCGCCAAGACCGGACGCAGCGAGGAGCAGGCAATGGCGGAATTCACCAAGCACAACCCTCAGGGCCGGCTGGTGAAGCCCGAGGAAGTGGCGAACACGGTCTTGTGGCTGGCGTCTCCCGATGCCGGCTCGATCAATGGACAGGCAATAGCGATTGCCGGTGGGGAGGTCATGACGGGATGA
- a CDS encoding bifunctional salicylyl-CoA 5-hydroxylase/oxidoreductase, protein MRIVCIGGGPAGLYFGLLMKKLHPEHAITVVERNRPYDTFGWGVVFSDATMEAMKVWDPESATEIQDAFNHWDDIEVWFKGTRQRTSGHGFVGIGRKKLLNILQRRCEALGVELTFETDVNSDLEYPDADLIIASDGFNSKIRNRYPEVFQPDLITRPNRYIWLGTNKLYDAFTFDFRKTDHGWFQAHIYKFDDQTSTFIVETTEDAYEKHGLGDLDQQGSIDFCQDLFSEVLDGAELMTNARHMRGSAWLNFNRLICGKWSHFNGQSHVVLMGDAAHTAHFAIGSGTKLAIDDAIELTNQFNRLGHDKDKIPAVLAAYEEIRRVDVARIQNAARNAMEWFEVVGRRYADTLEPEQFMYSMLTRSQRISHENLRLRDANWLEGYERWFAKKAGMVSTTNDRCLPPMFTPYTVRGVTLPNRIVMSPMAMYSAKDGLIDDFHLVHIGSRAMGGAGLVFGEMTCVSADGRITPGCLGLWNEEQADAWRRLVEFVHFNTPAKVGIQLGHAGRKGSTKLAWEGTDQPLDEGNWPLISASALPYLKHSQMPKAMDRADLDRVLTDHIRAAELAVTTGADWLELHCAHGYLLSSFLSPLTNTRTDEYGGDHAARARYPLEVFRAIRAVWPEDKPISVRLSCHDWFDGGNTPEDAAIFAAMFKEAGADVIDCSSGQVWKEETPVYGRLFQTPFSDKIRNEVGIPTIAVGAISEADHANSIIAAGRADLCAVARPHLADPAWTLHEAAKIGINTIPWPKQYYAGKTQYETNLAREKQAAAAGAK, encoded by the coding sequence ATGCGGATCGTATGCATCGGCGGCGGACCGGCCGGCCTCTATTTCGGGCTCCTGATGAAGAAGCTCCATCCCGAACACGCCATCACCGTGGTCGAGCGCAACCGGCCCTATGACACGTTCGGCTGGGGCGTCGTCTTCTCCGACGCGACCATGGAGGCGATGAAGGTATGGGATCCGGAGAGCGCCACCGAGATCCAGGATGCCTTCAACCATTGGGATGACATCGAGGTCTGGTTCAAGGGCACGCGCCAGCGCACCTCCGGCCACGGCTTCGTCGGCATCGGCCGGAAGAAACTGCTCAACATCTTGCAGCGCCGATGCGAGGCGCTCGGCGTCGAACTGACATTCGAAACCGATGTGAACAGCGACCTGGAATACCCCGACGCCGACCTGATCATCGCGTCTGATGGTTTCAACTCTAAGATCCGCAATCGCTATCCGGAGGTCTTCCAGCCCGATCTGATCACGCGGCCGAACCGCTATATCTGGCTCGGCACCAACAAGCTCTACGATGCCTTCACCTTCGATTTCCGAAAGACGGATCACGGCTGGTTCCAGGCGCATATCTACAAGTTCGACGACCAGACCTCGACCTTCATCGTCGAAACCACCGAGGACGCCTACGAGAAGCATGGCCTGGGGGATCTCGACCAGCAGGGCTCGATCGATTTCTGCCAGGACCTGTTCTCCGAAGTGCTCGATGGCGCCGAACTGATGACCAATGCGCGCCACATGCGCGGCTCGGCCTGGCTGAACTTCAACCGCCTGATCTGCGGCAAGTGGAGCCATTTCAATGGCCAGTCGCATGTCGTGCTGATGGGCGATGCGGCCCATACCGCGCATTTCGCCATCGGTTCGGGCACCAAGCTCGCGATCGATGACGCGATCGAACTCACCAACCAGTTCAACAGGCTCGGCCACGACAAGGACAAGATTCCCGCCGTCCTCGCGGCTTACGAAGAAATTCGCCGCGTCGATGTTGCGCGCATCCAGAATGCCGCGCGTAATGCCATGGAATGGTTCGAAGTGGTCGGTCGCCGCTATGCGGACACGCTGGAGCCCGAGCAGTTCATGTATTCCATGCTGACGCGTTCTCAGCGCATCAGCCACGAAAACCTGCGCCTGCGCGACGCGAACTGGCTGGAGGGCTACGAGCGCTGGTTCGCCAAAAAGGCCGGCATGGTTTCGACGACCAATGACCGTTGCCTGCCGCCGATGTTCACACCCTATACGGTTCGTGGCGTCACGCTGCCCAACAGGATCGTCATGTCGCCGATGGCGATGTATTCGGCGAAGGACGGCCTGATCGACGATTTCCATCTCGTTCATATCGGATCGCGTGCCATGGGCGGCGCAGGCCTCGTCTTCGGCGAGATGACTTGTGTTTCAGCAGACGGTCGCATCACGCCCGGCTGCCTCGGGCTTTGGAACGAAGAACAGGCCGATGCCTGGAGACGGCTGGTCGAATTCGTCCATTTCAACACGCCCGCGAAGGTTGGCATCCAGTTGGGCCATGCCGGCCGCAAGGGCTCGACGAAGCTCGCCTGGGAAGGCACGGACCAGCCACTCGATGAGGGCAACTGGCCCCTGATCTCGGCCTCGGCACTGCCCTATCTCAAGCATAGCCAGATGCCGAAGGCGATGGATCGCGCCGACCTCGACCGTGTCCTCACCGACCATATCAGGGCCGCCGAACTGGCCGTGACCACCGGCGCCGATTGGCTCGAACTGCATTGCGCCCACGGCTATCTGCTGTCGAGCTTCCTGTCGCCGCTCACCAATACGCGCACCGACGAATATGGCGGCGACCATGCGGCACGCGCCCGTTACCCGCTCGAAGTTTTCCGGGCGATCCGCGCCGTCTGGCCGGAGGACAAGCCGATTTCCGTGCGCCTCTCCTGCCATGATTGGTTCGACGGCGGCAACACGCCCGAGGACGCAGCGATCTTCGCGGCGATGTTCAAGGAGGCAGGCGCCGACGTGATCGACTGCTCGTCCGGCCAGGTGTGGAAGGAAGAGACGCCGGTCTATGGCCGCCTGTTCCAGACCCCGTTCTCCGACAAGATCCGCAATGAAGTCGGCATCCCCACCATTGCCGTTGGTGCGATCTCCGAAGCGGACCACGCCAATTCCATCATCGCCGCCGGCCGCGCCGACCTCTGCGCCGTGGCGCGCCCGCATCTCGCCGATCCGGCCTGGACGCTGCACGAAGCGGCCAAGATCGGCATCAACACCATACCTTGGCCGAAGCAGTATTATGCCGGCAAGACGCAATACGAGACCAACCTCGCCCGCGAGAAGCAGGCGGCTGCGGCTGGAGCGAAATAG
- a CDS encoding flavin reductase family protein: protein MEMQLMTAPAPDAADYRLAMRHFAGNVSVITVGSGDRRSGLVATSTVSLSVDPPLMLVCVNRTSSSWPLFATFGHFGVNSLGPQHQPIAERFTGQGGVKGTDRFALGRWRSSPTGAPLLIGASVALDCEIEDMIEKSTHAILIGRVRSIEIGEEKGALIYWQGGYRPIDTASP from the coding sequence ATGGAAATGCAATTGATGACGGCACCAGCGCCTGACGCGGCCGACTATCGCTTGGCCATGCGCCACTTTGCCGGCAATGTCAGCGTCATAACGGTCGGCTCCGGAGACCGCCGGTCCGGCCTCGTCGCCACGTCCACCGTGTCGTTATCCGTCGATCCGCCGCTGATGCTGGTCTGCGTCAACCGCACCTCGTCCTCGTGGCCCCTCTTCGCGACCTTTGGACACTTCGGGGTGAATTCGCTCGGTCCACAACACCAGCCGATCGCCGAGCGCTTCACCGGGCAGGGCGGAGTCAAGGGTACCGACCGCTTTGCGCTGGGTAGGTGGCGGAGCAGTCCCACCGGTGCACCGCTTCTGATCGGCGCCTCAGTGGCGCTCGACTGCGAGATCGAGGACATGATCGAGAAATCCACCCACGCGATCCTCATCGGTCGGGTACGCTCCATCGAGATCGGCGAGGAGAAAGGTGCGCTGATCTACTGGCAGGGCGGATATCGCCCGATCGATACAGCCTCGCCCTGA
- a CDS encoding enoyl-CoA hydratase family protein, whose amino-acid sequence MSDNQASMSGHLKPFRDYQARNFLWSVSEDGRVATLTLNRPDRKNPLTFESYAELRDLFRDLQYASDVRSVVLTGAGGNFSSGGDVFEIIEPLTRMKMPDLLAFTRMTGDAVKAMRKCPQQIVAAIDGICVGAGAILAMASDLRLATPEAKTAFLFTRVGLAGADMGACGILPRIIGQGRASELLYTGRSMSAEEGERWGFFNALHPAAELDAAAQNLARSLADGPWFAHGITKTMMNQEWAMGIDEMIESEAQAQAICMATGDFRRAFEAFAAKEKPVFEGN is encoded by the coding sequence ATGAGCGACAATCAGGCTTCGATGAGCGGGCATCTCAAGCCCTTCCGCGATTACCAGGCCAGGAATTTCCTCTGGTCGGTGAGTGAGGATGGTCGCGTGGCGACGCTGACCCTCAATCGGCCCGACCGCAAAAATCCGCTGACCTTCGAGAGCTATGCCGAACTGCGCGACCTGTTTCGCGACCTGCAATATGCCTCGGATGTGCGTTCGGTCGTGCTGACCGGCGCCGGCGGCAATTTTTCCTCCGGCGGCGACGTGTTCGAGATCATCGAGCCGCTGACCCGCATGAAAATGCCGGATCTGCTGGCCTTCACCCGCATGACCGGCGACGCGGTCAAGGCGATGCGGAAATGCCCGCAACAGATCGTGGCTGCGATCGATGGCATCTGCGTCGGCGCCGGCGCGATCCTCGCCATGGCGTCGGACCTGCGCCTTGCGACGCCCGAAGCGAAAACCGCCTTTCTTTTCACCCGCGTCGGCCTTGCAGGCGCGGACATGGGCGCGTGCGGCATCCTGCCCCGCATTATCGGCCAGGGCCGCGCCTCTGAACTGCTCTATACCGGCCGCAGCATGTCGGCCGAGGAGGGCGAGCGCTGGGGCTTCTTCAACGCGCTACATCCGGCAGCCGAACTCGACGCGGCCGCCCAGAATCTGGCGCGGTCGCTGGCCGACGGTCCCTGGTTCGCACATGGCATCACCAAAACCATGATGAACCAGGAATGGGCGATGGGCATCGACGAGATGATCGAATCCGAGGCCCAGGCCCAGGCGATCTGCATGGCCACCGGCGATTTCCGCCGTGCCTTCGAGGCATTCGCCGCAAAAGAAAAGCCAGTATTCGAGGGCAACTGA
- a CDS encoding winged helix DNA-binding protein, which translates to MKTKGNPPEGGSAAVDRSWHLARNPLEVDVAELEYALMRAFEAFGRWQGECLASVIDLVASGPENAMLHIIRMHERPKTIKDLARLANREDIPNMQYSLRKLIAAGLVVRSGSGRSGVTYSVTDKGRDVTDRYADVRASLLIKAVQSVPNFPSRLREAANTLDLLTGIYEQASRTAATHRRYHG; encoded by the coding sequence ATGAAAACGAAGGGCAACCCGCCGGAGGGCGGATCGGCGGCGGTGGACCGGAGCTGGCATCTGGCGCGCAATCCGCTCGAGGTCGATGTCGCGGAGCTGGAATATGCGCTGATGCGTGCCTTCGAGGCCTTCGGGCGCTGGCAGGGCGAGTGCCTGGCTTCGGTGATCGATCTGGTGGCGAGCGGTCCGGAAAACGCCATGCTGCACATCATCCGGATGCATGAACGGCCGAAGACGATCAAGGATCTCGCCCGGCTCGCCAATCGCGAGGACATTCCCAACATGCAGTATAGCCTGCGTAAGCTGATAGCCGCCGGCCTCGTGGTGCGCAGCGGCAGCGGCCGATCCGGCGTGACCTATTCGGTGACCGACAAGGGCAGAGACGTGACCGACCGCTATGCCGATGTCCGTGCCTCGCTGTTGATCAAGGCCGTGCAATCGGTGCCGAATTTCCCGAGCCGTTTGCGGGAAGCGGCCAATACGCTCGATCTGCTGACGGGCATTTACGAACAGGCATCGCGTACGGCGGCGACCCATCGCCGCTATCATGGCTGA
- a CDS encoding thioesterase family protein, whose amino-acid sequence MFTKTFPLRFGDCDPSGIAYYPSYLRILDGAIEDFFASLGATRDRMISAMRMGTPTVTLNLVFERPGLQGDELTIDIRVAGLGRSSVDLAHSVSARGATLFKATHRLVATSLETHTSLAWPDDLRTALTQHLEKTNAHDPAT is encoded by the coding sequence ATGTTCACGAAGACCTTCCCTCTTCGTTTCGGCGACTGCGATCCGTCAGGCATCGCCTACTATCCGTCCTATCTTCGCATCCTGGATGGGGCGATCGAGGATTTCTTTGCTTCGCTGGGCGCCACGCGCGACCGGATGATATCCGCGATGCGGATGGGCACGCCGACGGTGACGCTCAACCTCGTCTTCGAGCGGCCGGGCCTTCAGGGCGACGAACTGACGATCGACATCCGCGTCGCTGGCCTGGGCCGATCCTCAGTGGATCTGGCGCATAGCGTCTCGGCGCGGGGCGCAACGCTCTTCAAGGCGACCCACCGGTTGGTGGCGACCTCGCTTGAAACCCACACATCCCTGGCCTGGCCGGACGACCTCCGGACCGCGCTCACCCAGCACCTGGAGAAGACCAATGCACACGATCCTGCAACCTGA
- a CDS encoding 3-hydroxyacyl-CoA dehydrogenase NAD-binding domain-containing protein — translation MTATKAADELDFSACVSGRVLDGVLVVTIDNPPVNAASAAMRTGLAAGISHANDSAEIESVILTGAGRIFVGGADLTEFGKPPVDPILPDVCQLIEDSGKPVIAALNGAALGGGLEVALACHYRIAAATASMAFPEVKLGLVPGAGGTQRLPRLTGIPVAIDLIGSGRSLKANEARSAGIVDEVADGDLIARALAIATESEARFRKTGDLSVPAAPADGIETASKKIITKARGQIAPGVAVGLVAAAQTMTLEDGLAEERSAFLRLKDSPQAAALRHVFFAEREAAKVAGLESVSPRAVKAIGIVGAGLMGSGIAVAALDAGYRVIGIEQDDEAVRRGRERIAGMLGRNVKSGRLDEAGLADRLSRLTVEGTLGALGDADLVIEAVFDDLDVKMELFRKLDGVVRPDAILATNTSYLDPDEIAAATDSPERVLGLHFFSPANIMRLVEVVRCARTEPDVLATGFAVAKKMRKLPILSGVTEGFIGNRIFSAYRREAEFLVEDGAEPQDIDAAMEDFGFAMGPFSVFDLAGLEIAWARRKRQAATRDPSERYVDIADRLCEVGRFGQKSGKGWYSYADGKKSVDRDVTAIIAASRAAKSITPRHFDKAEIISRLLVAMSAEGERLLDERIAARPGDIDLVLINGYGFPAHKGGPMFMRDPEA, via the coding sequence ATGACTGCGACCAAAGCTGCCGACGAACTGGATTTCTCGGCCTGCGTTTCAGGGCGCGTCCTGGATGGCGTACTTGTTGTCACGATCGACAATCCGCCGGTGAATGCAGCATCGGCAGCCATGCGCACCGGCCTGGCGGCTGGCATCTCGCACGCCAATGACAGCGCGGAGATCGAAAGTGTCATCCTCACCGGCGCGGGGAGGATATTTGTCGGCGGTGCCGATCTTACAGAGTTCGGCAAGCCGCCGGTCGACCCCATCCTGCCTGACGTCTGCCAGTTGATTGAGGACTCGGGCAAGCCCGTCATCGCCGCACTCAACGGCGCGGCGCTCGGCGGCGGGCTCGAAGTCGCGCTCGCCTGCCACTACCGGATTGCCGCGGCGACGGCGAGCATGGCCTTTCCGGAGGTCAAGCTTGGCCTCGTGCCCGGCGCTGGCGGTACGCAACGGCTCCCGCGCCTGACGGGCATCCCCGTTGCCATCGACCTGATCGGCAGCGGCCGCAGCCTGAAAGCAAACGAAGCGCGATCGGCGGGCATCGTGGACGAGGTTGCCGATGGCGATCTTATTGCGCGGGCGCTTGCCATTGCAACCGAAAGCGAGGCTAGGTTCCGCAAGACGGGCGACCTTTCCGTGCCGGCGGCACCCGCCGATGGAATCGAGACGGCATCGAAAAAGATCATCACCAAGGCGCGTGGTCAGATCGCGCCCGGCGTGGCGGTGGGCCTTGTTGCTGCTGCGCAGACGATGACGCTGGAGGATGGGTTGGCGGAGGAACGGTCCGCCTTCCTGCGCCTCAAGGACTCGCCCCAGGCGGCGGCGCTCCGCCATGTCTTCTTTGCCGAGCGCGAGGCGGCGAAGGTTGCGGGCCTCGAGAGCGTCTCGCCCCGCGCGGTCAAGGCCATCGGCATCGTCGGCGCGGGCCTGATGGGCTCGGGCATTGCCGTTGCCGCGCTGGACGCCGGATACCGCGTCATCGGCATCGAGCAGGATGACGAGGCGGTCCGCAGGGGTCGCGAGCGGATCGCAGGCATGCTGGGGCGAAATGTCAAATCCGGCCGCCTTGACGAGGCCGGGCTTGCGGATCGCCTGTCGCGACTGACAGTGGAAGGCACACTTGGCGCATTGGGGGACGCCGACCTCGTGATCGAGGCGGTGTTTGACGACCTCGACGTCAAGATGGAATTGTTCCGGAAACTCGACGGCGTGGTCCGGCCGGACGCCATCCTTGCTACCAATACATCCTACCTCGATCCGGACGAGATCGCGGCCGCGACAGACTCTCCCGAACGGGTGCTCGGTCTGCACTTCTTTTCGCCGGCCAACATCATGCGACTTGTCGAGGTGGTCCGCTGCGCCAGGACGGAACCTGATGTCCTCGCCACAGGCTTTGCCGTCGCGAAGAAGATGCGGAAACTGCCTATCCTCTCCGGGGTCACCGAAGGCTTCATCGGCAACCGGATCTTCTCGGCCTATCGTCGGGAAGCCGAGTTCCTCGTCGAGGACGGCGCAGAACCGCAGGACATCGATGCCGCCATGGAAGACTTCGGATTCGCCATGGGACCGTTTTCGGTGTTCGACCTCGCCGGCCTCGAAATCGCCTGGGCACGGCGCAAACGCCAGGCGGCGACCCGCGATCCCTCGGAGCGCTATGTCGATATCGCGGACCGGCTTTGCGAGGTGGGCCGCTTCGGCCAGAAATCCGGCAAGGGCTGGTACAGCTATGCCGACGGCAAGAAATCCGTCGATCGGGATGTGACCGCCATCATTGCCGCCTCTCGCGCGGCAAAGTCGATCACGCCACGCCATTTCGATAAAGCCGAGATCATCAGCCGCCTGCTCGTCGCAATGTCGGCGGAGGGCGAGAGGCTGCTGGATGAAAGGATCGCCGCCAGACCCGGCGATATCGATCTCGTCCTGATCAACGGCTACGGGTTCCCCGCCCACAAGGGCGGGCCGATGTTCATGAGGGACCCGGAAGCCTGA